From Streptomyces sp. NBC_00237, a single genomic window includes:
- a CDS encoding maleylpyruvate isomerase family mycothiol-dependent enzyme — protein sequence MAQNTRSAKGSATGRKKPRAYDPVKTRAAVLAQFGLVREVVEGLSEEQLAGPSGLGEWSVRELAAHLSMAVSSVVRGLGEPAPESAEVGLLDWPFTTEKYAGQVADDTRAVAAGAPVAELYGRVAADIAEVLPGAADDRVVRTRVGAMRFADFLVTRTVELVVHSDDLARATGVEVPFDRQALAACTRVLADALAVKAPGASTEVRIPPFAVVQCIEGPRHTRGTPPNVVETDPLTWIRLATGRTQWADAIEKAQVRASGERADLVGVLPILG from the coding sequence ATGGCACAGAACACTCGCTCCGCGAAGGGCTCCGCGACCGGCCGGAAGAAGCCCCGTGCGTACGACCCGGTGAAGACCCGGGCCGCCGTGCTCGCCCAGTTCGGGCTGGTCCGGGAGGTCGTCGAGGGGCTTTCCGAGGAGCAGCTGGCAGGGCCGAGCGGGCTCGGGGAGTGGTCGGTGCGGGAGCTGGCCGCGCACCTGTCGATGGCGGTGAGTTCTGTCGTACGGGGTCTGGGTGAGCCCGCACCGGAGTCCGCCGAAGTGGGCCTGCTGGACTGGCCGTTCACGACGGAGAAGTACGCCGGGCAGGTCGCGGACGACACACGGGCCGTCGCGGCGGGCGCGCCCGTCGCCGAGCTGTACGGGCGGGTCGCGGCCGACATCGCCGAGGTGCTGCCGGGCGCGGCCGACGACCGGGTCGTGCGGACCCGGGTCGGGGCGATGCGCTTCGCGGACTTCCTCGTGACCCGTACGGTCGAGCTGGTCGTGCACAGCGACGACCTGGCCCGGGCCACCGGCGTCGAGGTCCCGTTCGACCGGCAGGCCCTGGCCGCCTGCACGCGGGTACTGGCGGACGCGCTCGCCGTGAAGGCCCCCGGAGCCTCCACGGAGGTACGGATTCCGCCCTTCGCGGTGGTGCAGTGCATCGAGGGCCCCAGGCACACCCGGGGCACCCCGCCGAACGTCGTGGAGACCGACCCGCTGACCTGGATCCGGCTTGCCACAGGACGTACACAATGGGCCGACGCGAT
- a CDS encoding phosphoribosylaminoimidazolesuccinocarboxamide synthase: MSGFVVKPEPQQVPGLVHLHTGKVRDLYQNEAGDLVMVASDRTSAFDWVLPTDVPDKGRILTQLSLWWFDQLADLIPNHVLSTDVPDGAPADWAGRTLVCKSLRMVPVECVARGYLTGSGLVEYKESRTVCGLALPEGLENGSELPGPIFTPATKAAVGDHDENVSYEEVARQVGAETAAQLRQATLAVYGRARDIARDRGIILADTKFEFGYEPDASGDGEQLVIADEVLTPDSSRFWPADDWQPGRAQKSFDKQFIRDWLSSQASGWDPKSSSPPPALPQEIIDASRAKYVEAYERLTGQSWS; this comes from the coding sequence GTGTCCGGATTCGTAGTAAAGCCCGAGCCCCAGCAGGTGCCGGGCCTGGTACATCTGCACACCGGCAAGGTGCGCGACCTGTACCAGAACGAGGCGGGCGACCTCGTGATGGTCGCCAGCGACCGCACCAGCGCCTTCGACTGGGTGCTGCCCACCGACGTCCCCGACAAGGGCCGCATCCTCACCCAGCTCTCGCTGTGGTGGTTCGACCAGCTCGCGGACCTGATCCCCAACCACGTCCTCTCCACGGACGTGCCCGACGGCGCTCCCGCCGACTGGGCCGGGCGCACGCTCGTCTGCAAGTCCCTGCGCATGGTGCCCGTCGAGTGCGTGGCCCGCGGCTACCTGACCGGCTCCGGACTCGTCGAGTACAAGGAGTCCCGCACGGTCTGCGGCCTCGCCCTCCCCGAGGGCCTGGAGAACGGCTCGGAGCTGCCCGGCCCGATCTTCACACCCGCCACCAAGGCCGCCGTCGGCGACCACGACGAGAACGTGAGCTACGAGGAGGTCGCCCGCCAGGTCGGTGCGGAGACCGCAGCCCAGCTCCGCCAGGCCACCCTCGCGGTGTACGGCCGGGCCCGCGACATCGCCCGCGACCGGGGCATCATCCTCGCGGACACCAAGTTCGAGTTCGGCTACGAGCCCGACGCGTCCGGCGACGGCGAGCAGCTCGTCATCGCCGACGAGGTCCTCACCCCGGACTCCTCGCGCTTCTGGCCCGCCGACGACTGGCAGCCGGGCCGCGCGCAGAAGTCCTTCGACAAGCAGTTCATCCGCGACTGGCTGAGCTCGCAGGCGTCCGGCTGGGACCCGAAGTCCTCGAGCCCGCCGCCCGCCCTCCCGCAGGAGATCATCGACGCGTCCCGCGCCAAGTACGTCGAGGCGTACGAGCGCCTGACCGGCCAGAGCTGGTCGTAG
- a CDS encoding N,N-dimethylformamidase beta subunit family domain-containing protein, with translation MGAEQIRWDSGALAHAVSDPFGQGPLPWLRGGDQYLDADGTVVPWYADLDPATGARVPPPRRSSGPRAADDVNCQIKGFTSSGSVSPGGAVDFHVTVNPPQEFSLYVYRIGHYSGAGAQKVDTSPRLSGIVQPAPLAVDRTVSCHHWWQSWRLQIPEYWSLGAYVAVLTSADGHRTHVPFTVRDDRPADFLLLLPDVTWQAYNLFPEDGRTGASLYHAWDERGRLLGEEDAATTVSFDRPYAGQGLPLHVGHAYDFIRWAERYGYDLAYADARDLHAGRVDTSRYRGLVFPGHDEYWSVPMRRAAEHARDQGTSLVFLSANTMYWQVELGPAPSGVPDRLLSCRKRRGPGRAALWREVDKPEQQLMGIQYAGRVPEPSPLVVRNAEHWLWEGTGAGEGDEIPGLVAGEADRYFPRTALPEHRGRILLAHSPYRDGEGALRHQETSLYRAPSGALVFASGTFAWSPALDRPGHVDPRIQKATANLLDRIAKGT, from the coding sequence GTGGGGGCGGAGCAGATTCGCTGGGACTCGGGGGCACTCGCGCACGCCGTGTCCGACCCCTTCGGCCAGGGCCCCCTGCCCTGGCTCCGCGGCGGCGACCAGTACCTCGACGCCGACGGCACCGTCGTCCCCTGGTACGCGGACCTCGACCCGGCCACGGGAGCCAGGGTCCCGCCGCCCCGGCGCTCGTCGGGCCCGCGCGCCGCCGACGACGTGAACTGCCAGATCAAGGGGTTCACGTCCTCCGGTTCCGTGTCCCCCGGCGGCGCCGTCGACTTCCACGTCACGGTCAATCCGCCGCAGGAATTCTCCCTGTACGTCTACCGGATCGGGCACTACAGCGGTGCCGGCGCCCAGAAGGTCGACACCAGCCCCCGCCTCTCCGGCATCGTCCAGCCCGCCCCGCTGGCCGTCGACCGCACGGTCTCCTGCCACCACTGGTGGCAGTCCTGGCGGCTCCAGATCCCCGAGTACTGGAGCCTCGGCGCGTACGTCGCCGTCCTGACCAGCGCCGACGGGCACCGGACCCACGTCCCGTTCACCGTCCGCGACGACCGCCCCGCCGACTTCCTGCTGCTCCTGCCCGACGTCACCTGGCAGGCGTACAACCTCTTCCCGGAGGACGGCCGCACCGGTGCCAGCCTCTATCACGCGTGGGACGAGCGCGGGCGGCTCCTCGGCGAGGAGGACGCCGCCACCACCGTCTCCTTCGACCGCCCGTACGCGGGCCAGGGCCTGCCGCTGCACGTCGGGCACGCGTACGACTTCATCCGCTGGGCCGAGCGGTACGGCTACGACCTCGCGTACGCCGACGCCCGCGACCTCCACGCGGGCCGCGTCGACACCTCCCGCTACCGGGGGCTGGTCTTCCCCGGGCACGACGAGTACTGGTCCGTCCCCATGCGCCGCGCCGCCGAGCACGCCCGCGACCAGGGGACCTCGCTGGTCTTCCTCTCCGCCAACACCATGTACTGGCAGGTCGAGTTGGGCCCCGCGCCCTCCGGCGTCCCCGACCGGCTCCTGTCCTGCCGCAAGCGCCGCGGCCCCGGAAGGGCCGCCCTCTGGCGGGAAGTCGACAAACCGGAGCAGCAGCTGATGGGGATCCAGTACGCGGGAAGAGTCCCCGAGCCGAGCCCCCTGGTCGTGCGCAACGCCGAGCACTGGCTCTGGGAGGGCACCGGCGCGGGGGAGGGCGACGAGATCCCGGGACTGGTCGCGGGCGAGGCCGACCGCTACTTCCCGCGCACCGCCCTGCCCGAGCACCGGGGCCGCATCCTGCTCGCCCACTCCCCCTACCGCGACGGCGAAGGCGCCCTGCGGCATCAGGAGACGTCCCTGTACCGCGCGCCGAGCGGCGCCCTCGTCTTCGCCTCCGGCACCTTCGCCTGGTCCCCGGCCCTGGACCGCCCGGGACACGTCGACCCCCGCATCCAGAAGGCCACCGCCAACCTCCTGGACCGCATCGCCAAGGGCACCTGA
- a CDS encoding Lsr2 family protein, with protein MAQRVVVTLSDDIDGGEAAETVTFGLDGKSYEIDLNPANAKKLRTALMPYVTAARKHSKSGNVYRHTSVAPDPAAVRAWARSHRMEVPARGRIPKKVYEAFAEAS; from the coding sequence GTGGCTCAACGCGTAGTGGTCACGCTCTCCGACGACATCGACGGAGGAGAAGCGGCGGAAACGGTGACCTTCGGCCTCGACGGGAAGTCGTACGAGATCGACCTCAATCCCGCCAATGCAAAGAAACTGCGCACGGCTCTGATGCCGTACGTGACGGCAGCGCGAAAGCACTCGAAGTCGGGCAATGTGTACCGGCACACCTCGGTCGCCCCCGACCCGGCGGCGGTGCGCGCCTGGGCGCGGTCGCACCGGATGGAGGTACCGGCCAGGGGCCGCATCCCGAAGAAGGTCTACGAGGCGTTCGCCGAAGCCTCCTGA
- a CDS encoding ABC transporter permease produces MSVTLTQDTRQAASDGARTTTAGRMKAMARAELTLLGRNKASLVMILVMPVVLTFSSLSVTKGMDLEKYGLSLGTMLIPTAMTYVMIGSVYTTLVGTYVTRREELVLKRLRTGEQGDIEILAGTSIAALVAGLVQAVLLLVAGVVLLDAQMPSNVLFVVVGIVLGIGLAVLLAVATTAFTKSAEGAQLTIAPVMFLSMFGSGLFFPLEALPDTAARICELLPFSPVVELMRGGWSGGLSWTGALGDVAIVAAWTVLSVYTAKRRFHWEPRR; encoded by the coding sequence ATGAGCGTGACGCTGACGCAGGACACGCGCCAGGCGGCGTCGGACGGCGCACGCACCACGACCGCAGGCCGGATGAAGGCGATGGCGCGGGCCGAACTCACCCTGCTGGGCCGCAACAAGGCCAGTCTGGTGATGATCCTGGTGATGCCGGTCGTCCTGACCTTCTCCTCCCTCTCGGTCACCAAGGGGATGGACCTGGAGAAGTACGGTCTGTCGCTCGGCACGATGCTGATCCCGACGGCGATGACGTACGTGATGATCGGCAGCGTCTACACCACGCTGGTCGGCACGTACGTCACCCGCCGCGAGGAGCTGGTGCTCAAGCGGCTGCGGACCGGCGAGCAGGGCGACATCGAGATCCTGGCGGGCACCTCGATCGCCGCGCTCGTGGCGGGCCTGGTGCAGGCCGTGCTGCTGCTGGTGGCCGGGGTCGTGCTGCTGGACGCTCAGATGCCGTCCAACGTGCTGTTCGTGGTGGTGGGCATCGTGCTGGGGATCGGTCTCGCGGTGCTCCTCGCGGTGGCGACCACGGCGTTCACGAAGAGCGCGGAGGGGGCGCAGCTCACCATCGCGCCGGTGATGTTCCTGTCGATGTTCGGCTCCGGGCTGTTCTTCCCGCTGGAGGCGCTCCCGGACACCGCCGCGAGGATCTGCGAACTGCTGCCGTTCTCCCCGGTGGTGGAGCTGATGCGGGGCGGCTGGTCGGGCGGGCTGAGCTGGACCGGAGCGCTCGGGGACGTGGCCATCGTGGCGGCCTGGACCGTACTGTCGGTGTACACGGCCAAGAGGCGGTTCCACTGGGAGCCGCGGCGGTAG
- the purQ gene encoding phosphoribosylformylglycinamidine synthase subunit PurQ, whose product MTARIGVVTFPGTLDDQDALRAVRLAGAEPVSLWHRDKDLHQVDAVVLAGGFSYGDYLRAGAISRFSPVMDTVIEQAKAGMPVLGICNGFQILTEAHLLPGAMLRNNHLHFICRDQKLRVENTETAWTLDYEQGQEISVPLKNMDGRYVADERTLDELEAEGRVAFRYLDTNPNGSLRDIAGITNAAGNVVGLMPHPEHAVEPLIGTGRTDGLGFFTSILKKLVNA is encoded by the coding sequence GTGACTGCTCGCATCGGAGTCGTCACCTTCCCCGGCACGCTCGACGACCAGGACGCGCTGCGCGCCGTCCGCCTCGCCGGTGCCGAGCCGGTGTCCCTCTGGCACCGCGACAAGGACCTCCACCAGGTCGACGCCGTGGTCCTCGCCGGGGGCTTCTCGTACGGCGACTACCTCCGGGCCGGAGCCATCTCGCGCTTCTCCCCGGTGATGGACACGGTCATCGAGCAGGCGAAGGCCGGAATGCCGGTCCTCGGCATCTGCAACGGCTTCCAGATCCTCACCGAGGCACACCTGCTGCCCGGCGCGATGCTCCGGAACAACCACCTCCACTTCATCTGCCGCGACCAGAAGCTGCGGGTGGAGAACACGGAGACCGCCTGGACCCTCGATTACGAGCAGGGCCAGGAGATCTCGGTACCGCTGAAGAACATGGACGGCCGGTACGTCGCCGACGAGCGCACGCTCGACGAGCTGGAGGCGGAGGGCCGGGTGGCGTTCCGCTACCTCGACACCAACCCGAACGGCTCGCTCCGGGACATCGCCGGGATCACGAACGCGGCGGGCAACGTCGTCGGTCTGATGCCGCACCCCGAGCACGCCGTCGAGCCGCTGATCGGTACGGGCCGTACCGACGGGCTCGGGTTCTTCACCTCGATCCTGAAGAAGCTGGTCAACGCCTGA
- the purS gene encoding phosphoribosylformylglycinamidine synthase subunit PurS yields MARVVVDVMLKPEILDPQGQAVQRALPRLGFKGIADVRQGKRFELEVEGPVDEAALARIHEMAETFLANTVIEDFTVKVEEEK; encoded by the coding sequence GTGGCACGCGTCGTAGTCGACGTCATGCTCAAGCCCGAGATTCTCGACCCGCAGGGACAGGCGGTGCAGCGTGCACTGCCCCGTCTCGGCTTCAAGGGAATCGCGGACGTCCGCCAGGGGAAGCGTTTCGAGCTGGAGGTGGAGGGGCCGGTCGACGAGGCCGCCCTCGCCCGCATCCACGAGATGGCCGAAACGTTCCTCGCCAACACCGTCATCGAGGACTTCACCGTGAAGGTGGAGGAAGAGAAGTGA
- a CDS encoding response regulator transcription factor, whose amino-acid sequence MSAVVRVLLADDEHLIRGALAALLALEDDLEVVAEAATGPEALAMALQHRPDVAVLDLQMPGMDGVAVATSLRTALPDCKTMIVTSHGLPGHLKRALAAGVRGFVPKTVSAQRLAEIIRTVQAGNRYVDPELAADAIAAGDSPLTAREAEVLELAAHGAPVAEIAERAALSQGTVRNYLSSAASKLGAENRHAAVRLARERGWV is encoded by the coding sequence ATGAGTGCTGTCGTACGGGTACTGCTCGCCGACGACGAGCACCTCATCCGGGGGGCGCTGGCCGCGCTGCTCGCGCTGGAGGACGACCTGGAGGTGGTCGCGGAGGCGGCGACCGGGCCCGAGGCGCTGGCCATGGCGCTCCAGCACCGGCCGGACGTGGCGGTGCTGGACCTTCAGATGCCGGGGATGGACGGTGTGGCGGTGGCCACATCGCTGCGGACCGCGCTGCCCGACTGCAAGACCATGATCGTGACCAGTCACGGGCTGCCGGGGCACCTGAAGCGGGCGCTCGCGGCGGGGGTGCGGGGGTTCGTGCCGAAGACCGTGAGCGCGCAGCGGCTGGCCGAGATCATCCGTACCGTACAGGCCGGAAACCGTTATGTGGACCCGGAGTTGGCGGCGGACGCGATCGCGGCCGGGGACTCGCCGCTGACCGCGCGGGAGGCCGAGGTGCTGGAGCTGGCGGCGCACGGGGCCCCGGTCGCGGAGATCGCCGAGCGGGCCGCGCTCAGCCAGGGGACCGTACGGAACTACCTGTCGTCGGCGGCGTCGAAACTGGGGGCGGAGAACCGTCATGCGGCGGTGCGTCTCGCCCGCGAGCGAGGTTGGGTATAG
- a CDS encoding sensor histidine kinase, which translates to MKGFWRGRSKAAKLDLYMRGTLYMLPWAIPLGLLAPVPAQLMRDPDSTALLQGLIAVVLVLCALSMYAMTHGFAHRLHGAPPPWRTAVVALLLGALVVVLAVALQTVGGLGDIDPVGADMVMFIFYGLLPAGLCVFGLSTVPRLLLGTAVAAVLTAVGVYAATGSQHLALPVALMFPVAALTVLGVYRPSLWFMAMIWELDRARDTEARLAVAEERLRFGRDLHDVMGRNLAVIALKSELAVQLAERGRPEAVAQMAEVQRIAQESQREVRAVVRGYREADLRNEIEGARGVLAAAGITCVVEDGLAADLPDGVQSALGWVVRETTTNVLRHGNPKSCTLRLTSDGVRAVLVVENDGAGSGTPVGPSGLSGSGLAGLRERLAAVGGSLVAGAAEDGLFRVRAEVPLTAPDDPASRVRPRTEEKVEGMAPESSAPAPGGTARLFGRFGRSGAKAGAA; encoded by the coding sequence ATGAAGGGCTTCTGGCGGGGGCGCAGCAAGGCGGCGAAGCTGGATCTGTACATGCGGGGCACGCTGTACATGCTCCCGTGGGCGATTCCGCTGGGGCTGCTGGCCCCCGTGCCCGCGCAGTTGATGCGGGACCCGGATTCCACCGCGCTGCTCCAGGGCCTGATCGCCGTGGTGCTGGTGCTGTGCGCGCTCTCGATGTATGCCATGACGCACGGGTTCGCCCACCGACTGCACGGAGCGCCGCCCCCGTGGCGGACCGCCGTGGTGGCCCTGCTGCTCGGTGCGCTGGTCGTGGTGCTGGCGGTGGCCCTCCAGACCGTGGGCGGGCTCGGAGACATCGACCCCGTCGGCGCGGACATGGTCATGTTCATCTTCTACGGGCTGCTCCCCGCCGGGCTGTGCGTCTTCGGCCTGTCGACGGTGCCCCGGTTGCTGCTGGGCACGGCCGTGGCCGCGGTCCTGACGGCCGTCGGCGTGTACGCCGCGACGGGAAGCCAGCACCTCGCCCTGCCTGTCGCGCTGATGTTCCCGGTCGCGGCCCTGACCGTCCTCGGGGTCTACCGCCCTTCGCTCTGGTTCATGGCGATGATCTGGGAGCTCGACCGGGCCCGGGACACCGAGGCCCGCCTCGCGGTCGCCGAGGAGCGGCTGCGGTTCGGGCGGGACCTGCACGACGTGATGGGCCGCAACCTCGCCGTCATCGCGCTCAAGAGCGAGCTCGCGGTGCAGCTCGCCGAGCGCGGCAGGCCCGAGGCGGTCGCGCAGATGGCCGAGGTGCAGCGGATCGCGCAGGAGTCGCAGCGCGAGGTGCGGGCGGTCGTGCGCGGGTACCGGGAGGCCGACCTGCGCAACGAGATCGAGGGGGCGCGCGGGGTGCTCGCCGCCGCCGGAATCACCTGCGTCGTCGAGGACGGCCTCGCCGCCGACCTGCCGGACGGCGTGCAGTCGGCGCTCGGCTGGGTCGTCCGCGAGACGACCACCAACGTGCTGCGGCACGGCAACCCCAAGAGCTGCACCCTGCGCCTCACCTCCGACGGGGTCCGCGCGGTCCTGGTCGTCGAGAACGACGGGGCGGGCTCCGGCACCCCCGTCGGACCGTCCGGGCTGTCCGGCTCGGGCCTGGCGGGGCTGCGGGAGCGGCTGGCCGCGGTGGGCGGGTCGCTCGTCGCGGGGGCGGCGGAGGACGGCCTGTTCCGGGTCCGGGCGGAGGTCCCGCTGACGGCTCCGGACGATCCCGCGTCACGTGTTCGTCCGCGTACGGAAGAGAAGGTCGAGGGAATGGCACCGGAATCGAGCGCACCCGCCCCGGGCGGCACGGCGAGGCTCTTCGGGCGGTTCGGCCGCTCCGGCGCGAAGGCGGGTGCCGCATGA
- a CDS encoding ABC transporter ATP-binding protein — protein sequence MTTNAELVIDVEGLRRTYAGGFEAVRSVSFSVARGELFALLGTNGAGKTSTLELLEGLAAPTGGRVRILGHDPFTERAQVRPHVGVMLQEGGFPSQLTVLETARMWAGCTSGARPVEEALELVGLAKRRSVRVIQLSGGERRRLDLAMAVLGRPEVLFLDEPTTGLDAEGRRETWELVRELRDQGTTVLLTTHYLEEAEELADRLAIMHEGRIAAEGRVDEVVAAHPSRISFELPQGYHLGDLPPLGQLGVTEHRLNGRTVQLTTPALQRAATGLLVWAESAGVELRGLDVRSASLEEAFLHIARDAKTTADTTANTTANAARKDKEEVAAR from the coding sequence ATGACCACCAACGCAGAGCTTGTCATCGACGTCGAAGGGCTCCGGCGGACGTACGCCGGGGGGTTCGAGGCCGTCCGATCCGTCTCCTTCTCCGTGGCTCGCGGTGAACTCTTCGCGCTGCTCGGCACCAACGGCGCGGGCAAGACCTCCACCCTGGAGCTGCTCGAAGGTCTCGCCGCACCGACCGGCGGCCGGGTCCGGATCCTGGGGCACGACCCGTTCACCGAGCGGGCGCAGGTACGTCCCCATGTGGGCGTGATGCTCCAGGAGGGCGGATTCCCCTCGCAGTTGACGGTGCTGGAGACCGCCCGGATGTGGGCGGGCTGCACGAGCGGCGCACGTCCCGTCGAGGAGGCGCTGGAGCTGGTGGGGCTGGCGAAGCGTCGATCCGTACGGGTCATCCAGCTGTCCGGCGGTGAACGGCGGCGGCTCGACCTGGCGATGGCGGTGCTCGGGCGGCCCGAGGTGCTCTTCCTGGACGAGCCGACGACCGGCCTGGACGCCGAAGGGCGGCGCGAGACCTGGGAGTTGGTGCGGGAGCTGCGCGATCAGGGCACGACCGTACTGCTGACGACGCACTACCTCGAAGAGGCCGAGGAGCTGGCCGACCGGCTGGCGATCATGCACGAGGGCCGGATCGCCGCCGAGGGGCGGGTGGACGAGGTGGTCGCCGCGCACCCGTCGCGGATCAGCTTCGAGCTGCCGCAGGGATACCACCTGGGGGACCTGCCGCCGCTCGGACAGCTCGGCGTAACGGAGCACCGACTGAACGGCAGGACGGTCCAGTTGACGACTCCGGCCCTCCAGCGCGCGGCCACCGGGCTGTTGGTCTGGGCGGAGTCGGCAGGGGTGGAGCTGCGCGGACTCGACGTGCGGTCGGCCTCGCTGGAGGAGGCGTTCCTGCACATCGCGCGGGACGCGAAGACGACGGCGGACACGACGGCGAACACGACCGCGAACGCGGCTCGCAAGGACAAGGAAGAGGTGGCGGCGCGATGA
- the purL gene encoding phosphoribosylformylglycinamidine synthase subunit PurL, translating into MTTERSEGAIKHSLDTVKHAAGTPEVEQPWKELGLKEDEYAKIREILGRRPTGAELAMYSVMWSEHCSYKSSKVHLKQFGEKVPANDAMLVGIGENAGVVDVGQGYAVTFKVESHNHPSYIEPYQGAATGVGGIVRDILAMGARPVAVVDPLRFGAADHPDTKRVLPGVVAGIGGYGNCLGLPNIGGEVVFDACYQGNPLVNAGCIGVMRHEDIHLAQASGPGNKVILYGARTGGDGIGGVSVLASETFDDAKPTKRPAVQVGDPFQEKLLIECTLEIFQEKLVAGIQDLGGAGLSCATSELASAGSGGMRVELDTVPLRDSSLSPEEILMSESQERMCAIVEPQHVERFLEICEKWDVIATVIGEVTEGSQLEIFWHGEQIVDVPPRSVAHEGPTYHRPYARPSWQDALQADDANKLARPANGAELREQVLKLVASPNQASKAWITDQYDRFVQGNTVLAMPEDAGMVRIDAETGLGVTMSTDGNGRYAKLDPYTGAQLALAESYRNVATTGAKPLAISDCLNFGSPEDPDVMWQFAEATRGLADGCLELGTPVTGGNVSLYNQTGETAIHPTPVVAVLGVIDDVARRTPMAFAKEGQLLYLLGDTHEELGGSAWSEVVHGHLGGMPPKVDLAREKLLGEILISASRDGMIDAAHDLSDGGLVQAVTESCLRGGKGARLVVPDGLDPFVFLFSESAGRAVVSIPRSEELRFNDMCGARGLPVTRIGVVDGDEIEIQGEFSIPLSELKAAHEATIPGLLA; encoded by the coding sequence ATGACGACTGAGCGCAGCGAAGGCGCAATCAAGCACAGCCTGGACACCGTCAAGCACGCTGCGGGAACCCCCGAGGTCGAGCAGCCCTGGAAGGAACTCGGCCTCAAGGAGGACGAGTACGCCAAGATCCGCGAGATCCTCGGCCGCCGTCCCACCGGCGCCGAGCTCGCCATGTACTCCGTGATGTGGTCCGAGCACTGCTCGTACAAGAGCAGCAAGGTCCACCTCAAGCAGTTCGGCGAGAAGGTCCCGGCCAACGACGCCATGCTCGTCGGGATCGGCGAGAACGCCGGTGTCGTCGACGTCGGCCAGGGCTACGCGGTCACCTTCAAGGTCGAGTCGCACAACCACCCCTCGTACATCGAGCCCTACCAGGGCGCGGCCACCGGCGTCGGCGGCATCGTCCGCGACATCCTCGCCATGGGTGCGCGTCCGGTCGCGGTCGTGGACCCGCTGCGCTTCGGCGCCGCCGACCACCCCGACACGAAGCGGGTACTGCCCGGTGTCGTCGCGGGCATCGGCGGTTACGGAAACTGCCTCGGGCTGCCGAACATCGGCGGCGAGGTCGTCTTCGACGCCTGCTACCAGGGCAACCCGCTGGTCAACGCCGGTTGCATCGGCGTCATGAGGCACGAGGACATCCACCTCGCGCAGGCGTCCGGGCCCGGCAACAAGGTCATCCTGTACGGGGCTCGCACCGGCGGCGACGGCATCGGCGGTGTCTCGGTGCTCGCGTCGGAGACCTTCGACGATGCGAAGCCCACCAAGCGTCCCGCCGTCCAGGTCGGCGACCCCTTCCAGGAGAAGCTCCTCATCGAGTGCACCCTGGAGATCTTCCAGGAGAAGCTGGTCGCGGGCATCCAGGACCTCGGCGGTGCCGGGCTGTCCTGTGCCACCTCGGAGCTGGCGTCCGCCGGTTCCGGCGGCATGCGCGTCGAGCTGGACACCGTGCCGCTGCGTGACTCCTCGCTCTCGCCCGAGGAAATCCTCATGAGCGAGTCGCAGGAGCGCATGTGCGCGATCGTCGAGCCGCAGCACGTCGAGCGCTTCCTGGAGATCTGCGAGAAGTGGGACGTCATCGCCACCGTCATCGGTGAGGTGACCGAGGGCTCGCAGCTGGAGATCTTCTGGCACGGCGAGCAGATCGTGGACGTACCGCCGAGGTCCGTGGCCCACGAGGGCCCCACCTACCACCGGCCGTACGCCCGTCCCTCCTGGCAGGACGCCCTCCAGGCCGACGACGCGAACAAGCTGGCCCGCCCGGCGAACGGCGCGGAGCTGCGCGAGCAGGTCCTGAAGCTGGTCGCCTCGCCCAACCAGGCGTCCAAGGCGTGGATCACGGACCAGTACGACCGCTTCGTGCAGGGCAACACGGTGCTGGCCATGCCCGAGGACGCGGGCATGGTGCGCATCGACGCCGAGACCGGTCTCGGCGTCACGATGTCGACGGACGGCAACGGGCGCTACGCCAAGCTCGACCCGTACACGGGTGCGCAGCTGGCGCTCGCCGAGTCGTACCGGAACGTCGCGACGACCGGTGCGAAGCCCCTCGCCATCTCGGACTGCCTCAACTTCGGTTCCCCCGAGGACCCGGACGTGATGTGGCAGTTCGCGGAGGCCACCCGTGGTCTCGCGGACGGATGTCTGGAACTGGGAACTCCGGTGACCGGTGGCAACGTTTCTCTGTACAACCAGACCGGTGAGACCGCGATCCATCCGACGCCCGTCGTCGCGGTCCTCGGTGTGATCGACGACGTCGCGCGCCGCACGCCGATGGCGTTCGCGAAGGAGGGGCAGCTGCTCTACCTCCTCGGCGACACGCACGAGGAGCTCGGCGGCTCCGCGTGGTCGGAGGTCGTGCACGGCCACCTCGGCGGCATGCCGCCGAAGGTCGACTTGGCGCGCGAGAAGCTGCTCGGCGAGATCCTGATCTCGGCGTCGCGGGACGGCATGATCGACGCCGCCCACGACCTGAGCGACGGCGGCCTCGTCCAGGCCGTCACCGAGTCCTGCCTCCGTGGCGGGAAGGGTGCGCGGCTGGTGGTGCCGGACGGTCTCGACCCGTTCGTGTTCCTGTTCTCGGAGTCGGCGGGCCGTGCGGTCGTGTCGATCCCGCGCAGCGAGGAGCTCCGCTTCAACGACATGTGCGGGGCCCGTGGGCTGCCCGTCACGCGCATCGGTGTCGTGGACGGCGACGAGATCGAGATCCAGGGCGAGTTCAGCATCCCGCTGAGCGAGCTGAAGGCGGCGCACGAGGCGACGATTCCCGGCCTGCTGGCCTGA